Within the Pseudomonas chlororaphis subsp. aurantiaca genome, the region GAGGTCAAGGTCGGCGAGCTGCGCCTGGGGCGTGAAGCGCGGATCGCTATCGTTCCGGCTGAACAGAGCCTGCTGCTGAACGTCGACCATGCCGACCTGGAGGCTGGTAGCCAGATCACCTCCCGCGGGGCTCCGGGGACTTACCAGAAGGCGGCCAAACCCGGGCGCAACCTGACGCTGCGTATCGCCTCGCTGCAGGCCGGGGAACTGTCGGTGGATGCGCGCGGTGGCACCGGCGCGCCGGGTTATGTCGGCCTCGATGGCGCCAACGGCGAAGAGCCGGGTTGCACCTGGGGCCAGGCCGGGCGCGGCGCTGATGGCGACAACGGCGGTGATGGCCAGCCGGGGGCGGCGGGCGCCCAGGTGCGGGTCGAGCTGCCGCGCGATTACCCGGCAGAGCAGATCAAGGTCTGGGTCGATGGCGGGGCCGGCGGTGTGGCCGGTGCGGGCGGCAAACCCGGGGCCGGCGGCAAGTCCAAGGGCTGCTTCGTCTATCGCGCCGACGGTGGCAAGAGCGGCCGTCCTGGTGCCGAAGGCCATCCAGGGCCGGCAGGCCCCGCGGGTTCGGTCACGATACAGCGCCTGTAATTGACGCTCGGTCGCGGGCAGCCGCCTCTGTAGGAGCGAGCGGGCGGCGATCCGACTTGCCCGCGATGCTTTTTCCGGCATCCGCCTTTAGAACATCGGCCGGGCCGCCGCCACGGCCACCAGCAACAGGCCAATGATCAGATTGATCCCCACCAATTTCCGAATATTGCCCAGGGTCGTGGCCCCTGTCGGCCAGTCCTCGGCCGCCACCGCCTGACGCAGCGCTGGCAGCTGCAACGACTGGATCCGGATAAACAGCGCGGTCATCACCACATACAGGCCCATCATCACCTGCACATAGCGCGGCGCGGTCTCGAAGCCGCTGAACCGCAGATGGATCAGGCCGACGCCGCTGATCGGCAACAGCACCACCGCGACCCAGACCCAGACGAAAAACCGTGGGAACACTTCTGCCCACAGCTTCAACCGCGCCGGCCCCTCAAGGGCGGCCACCGCCGCCGGACGCAGCACCATCCAGGCAAAAAACATGCCGCCGACCCAGACCAGGGCGGCCAGGACATGCAGGGTGTAGGCAAGGGCAAAGGCTGTCATTCGGGTACTCCGTTCTGCGCGGGATGAATTAGCGGGGTATGATAGCGGCCGATCCGAACCACTGAAAATTTATCCAGCGTTTCTCGCGCCCGAAGAACCATGATCAGCAACGAACTCAAAACCACGATCCAGGGCGCCTACTCGCGTTTTCTCGAAGCCAAGAGCCTGAAACCGCGTTACGGCCAGCGCCTGATGATCGCCGAAGTGGCCAAGGTCCTGGGCGATGTCGATACCGACGACGAAGGCCGGCGCTCTGGCGACCCGGCCGTGGTGGCCGTGGAAGCCGGCACCGGTACCGGCAAGACCGTGGCCTACAGCCTGGCCGCGATCCCGACTGCCAAGGCCGCCGGCAAGCGTCTGGTAATCGCCACCGCCACCGTCGCCCTGCAGGAGCAGATCGTCTACAAGGACCTGCCCGACCTGATGCGCAACAGCGGGCTTAACTTCACCTTCTCCCTGGCCAAGGGCCGTGGCCGCTACATGTGCCTGTCCAAGCTCGACATGCTGCTGCAGGAAGGCCACGCGCAAACCGCCACCGCCCAGCTGTTCGAAGAAGAAGGCTTCAAGATCGAGGTCGACGAGGCCAGCCAGAAGCTGTTCACCAGCATGATCGAGAAGCTCGCCGGCAATAAATGGGACGGCGACCGCGACAGCTGGCCCACGGCCCTGGAAGACTCTGACTGGGCGCGCCTGACCACCGATCACAGCCAGTGCACCAACCGTCATTGCCCGAACTTCGGCCAATGCGCCTTCTACAAGGCCCGCGAAGGCATGGGCAAGGTCGACGTGATCGTCACCAACCACGACATGGTCCTAGCCGACCTGGCCCTGGGCGGTGGCGCGGTGTTGCCGGACCCGCGCGACACCCTCTATGTGTTCGACGAAGGCCACCACCTGCCGGACAAGGCCATCGGCCACTTCGCCCACTACACCCGCCTGCGTTCCACCGCCGACTGGCTGGAGCAGACCGCCAAGAACCTCACCAAGCTGCTGGCCCAGCACCCGCTGCCGGGCGACCTGGGCAAGCTGATCGAACAGGTGCCGGAGCTGGCGCGGGAGATCAAGACCCAGCAGCAGTTCATGTTCACCGCCTGCGAGCAACTGGCCGACTTCAAGACCGGCGAAGACATGGAAGGCCGTGAGCGGCCGCGCCATCGTTTCGTCGGCGGGCTGATCCCCGACCATATGCGGGAAATGGGCATCGAGCTGAAGAAAGGCTTCTCGCGCCTGACCGACCTGTTCACCCGCCTGACCGACCTGCTCAAGGAAGGCATGGACGGCGAGGTCAACATCGGCATCGCCAGCAACCAGGCCGAGGAGTGGTACCCGCTGTTCGGCAGCCTGTTGTCCCGTGCCTCGGGCAACTGGGAGCTGTGGACCGCCTTCACCACCGAAGACCCGGAAGACAACCCGCCGATGGCGCGCTGGCTGACCCTGGCGGAAAGCGGCTCGCTGTTCGACATCGAGGTCAACGCCAGCCCGATCCTCGCCGCGGAAATGCTCCGTCGGAACCTGTGGAACGTGGCCTATGGCGCGCTCGTGACCTCCGCCACCCTGACCGCCCTGGGTACTTTCGATCGCTTCCGCATGCGTGCCGGGCTGCCGAAAAAGGCCGTGACCGCGGTGGTGCCCAGCCCCTTCCATCACGCCGATGCCGGGGTGCTGCGGGTTCCCGACCTGCGTGCCGACCCACGGGATGCGCCGGCCCACACCGCGGCGATCATCCGCGACCTGCCGGAACTGGTGGAAGGCTCGCGGGGCACCCTGGTGCTGTTCTCGTCGCGCAAGCAGATGCAGGACGTGTTCGACGGCCTCGACCGCGACTGGCGCAAGCAGGTGTTCATTCAAGGCAACCTGTCGAAGCAGGAAACCCTGAACAAGCACAAGGCGCGGGTCGATGGCGGAGATTCCAGCGTGCTGTTCGGCCTGGCCAGCTTCGCCGAGGGCGTGGACCTGCCCGGTGCCTACTGCGAGCACGTGGTGATCGCCAAGATCCCGTTCTCGGTGCCGGACGATCCGGTGGAGGCCGCGCTGGCCGAGTGGATCGAAGCCCGGGGCGGCAACCCGTTCATGGAAATCTCGGTGCCGGACGCCTCGCTCAAGCTGGTCCAGGCCTGCGGCCGCCTGCTGCGTACCGAACAGGACCGCGGCACCATCACCCTGCTGGACCGGCGCCTGGTCACCCAGCGTTATGGCAAGGCTATTCTCAATGCGTTGCCGCCGTTCCGCCGGGAAATTTCCTGAGCGCGGCCGGCCTGTGGGCCGGTCGCGTTGTCTATTGCATGCCACTGATTGCACACAGGCCGTTCATCGGTCGTTAAGGAGCACCAGGTCTCTATGATTCGCCGTTCGTTACCCGCAGTCCTTGCTCTGCTGTTCGCCACGCCGCTGCTCGCCGCGCCCGCGGGGCAACAGACGCTGTTCAACTTTGTCCGGCCTGCCGATGTGGTGCAGGTGGCGACAGTGGATGCCAGCCTGCCGCAAGCCAACGCGGAGCAGACAGCCGAGGGCGAAGTGCTGCGCCGGGTGACGTTCAATCCGGCGATTCAGCCAAGCCTGCGCCTGACCCCGCAGACAGGCGCCTGGGACTGGTCGCAGTCCGGGGCCATGAGCCTGCGGATCCAGAGCGCGATGAACTGGGCCCTGACCCTGTACGTGAAGATCCAGAGCAATGACGGCAAGACGCTGGTCAGCCGCATCGACCTGCCGGCCGGCCCGGCGCAGACCCTGCTGGTGCCGCTGGTTGCCAGCTCGCCGCTGAGCCAGGGCATGAAGGCCGGCCCGCCGATGCCGATGACCTTCGAAGGCCAGCGCGTCTTGCTGGCCAGCAGCGAAGGCGAGCTGGACCGCAGCCAGGTGGTGTCGGTGACCTTGTCGATGGATCAGCCGAAAGCTGCCCAGAGCATCCTGCTCGAACGTTTTGGCGTGCAGGACGGCGAGGCGGTGATCAAGGCTGCCTACGGTGGTCTGGTGGATGCCTATGGCCAGTCGACCCGGGCCAAATGGCCGGAAAAGGTCGCCAGCGACGAGCAGCTCAAGGCTGCCGCGGCCAAGGAACAGCAGCAGCTGAAAACCTGGCTGGCCGAACGCGAGCGCTCCTCCCTGGACACCTTCGGCGGCTGGAGCAACGGGCCGGCCTTCAAGGCCAGTGGTTTCTTCCGTACCGAGAAACGCGATGGCCGCTGGTATCTGGTGACGCCCCAGGGGCACCCGTTCTATTCCCTGGGGGTCAATGCGGTCACGGCGGACGACAGCCAGACTTATATCGCTGGCCGTGAATGGATGTTCTCGACACTGCCTAACGTCGGCGAACCGCTGGCCGGTTATTACGGCGAAGGCGACAACCGCAGCGGCAATGGCGCCGACCGGGGCCGCGCCTATAACGCCGGCCGCTGGTACGACTTCTATGGCGCCAACCTGCAACGCATCTACGGGGTGCCTTGCACCCCGGGCAGCGAAACCAAGGCCGGTGTGGCGGACGCCGCCAAGGCCGACGCCCAGCAAGCCCAGGCCGGGCAGGGCACCGAACCGCCAGCCGCGGCACCTTGCCCTGTCGCGGCCCTGGATCAGAAACGCTGGGCCAGTCACGCCCTGGATCGCCTGCAAGCCTGGGGCTTCAACACCATCGGCAACTGGAGCGCGCCGGCACTGGGCCTGAACGACCGCGTGCCCTACACCTTGCCGCTGTCGATCGTCGGCGACTATGCAAGCATCAGCACCGGCACCGACTGGTGGGGCGGCATGCCCGACCCGTTCGATCCGCGTTTCGCCATGGCCACCGAGCGCGCCGTGGCCATTGCCACCCGCGATCACCGCGACGATCCATGGCTGATCGGTTACTTCGCCGACAACGAACTGGCCTGGGCCGGCCCCGGCGATGACCCCAAGGCGCGTTATGCCCTGGCCTATGGCACATTGCGCATGACCACCGACGTGCCGGCCAAGCGTGCGTTCCTCAAGCAACTGCGCGACAAGTACCGCAACCAGGAGGGCCTGTCGAAGGCCTGGGGTATCAACCTGACCGCCTGGGAGCTGATGGAAGACCCGGGGTTCGAGCCGCCTTTGCCTAGCCCGGAGCATCCGGAGATCGAAGCCGACTTCAAATACTTCCAGAAGGTCTTTGCCGACACGTACTTCAAGACCATTTCCGATTCGCTGAAATGGCACGCGCCGAACCACCTGCTGCTGGGCGGACGCTTTGCCATCAGCACTCCCGAGGCCGTGGCGTCCTGTGCCCAGTACTGCGATGTGTTGAGCTTCAACATGTACACCCTCAAGCCGCAGGACGGTTACGACTTTGCCCGGCTGAACACGCTGGACAAGCCGATCCTGATCACCGAGTTCAACTTCGGTTCCAGGGATCGCGGCCCGTTCTGGGGCGGCGTGACCGAGCTGGTGCGGGAGGAGGATCGCGGTCCGGCCTATGCCCAGTTCCTCAAGCAGGCGTTGAGTGAGCCGTCGATTGTCGGCGTGCACTGGTTCCAGTACCTCGATCAGCCGGTCACCGGTCGTCTGCTGGACGGCGAGAACGGCCATTTCGGCCTGGTGGGCATCACCGATGTGCCATTCCAGGGGTTTGTCGACAGCGTGCGCAAGAGCAACCTGCAGGCCCTCGACCAGTTGGGCAAGGAAGCCGAAAAGGTCAAGGCAGAGGCCGACAAGGCCGCGGGTCATGCCGCCGACGGTGGCAAGCCGGGCCATGAAGGCAAGGGCGCAGAGCAGGGCGGCGGCCATGCGGGTGGTCATTCGGCGAATGGCCATTGATCGCTGAGCCAGGCCTTTTGGGGTACGGCTTCCCTCGCGCGGGCCGGTCCGCCTCTACACTCACTCGTAGGGGGTGGTCGGCCCGCAGTGCGTTCAATGTCCGTCGATTTCTGAACAATTCTTCCGGTGGATCGCCACCGGGCTCGCTTCTGTTCCCAAAACCCTCAAGGGCTGGAACAATGCGCACCACTTTGTAGAGCATGGTCCGGGGAGTTACGGGTGCAGATTCAGGGTCATTACGAGCTTAAGTTCGAAGCGGTGCGCGAAGCCTTCGCGGCCCTCTTCGAGGATCCCCAGGAGCGCGGCGCGGCGTTGTGCATTCAGATCGGCGGGGAAACCGTGATCGACCTCTGGGCCGGCACCGCCGACAAGGACGGCAGCGAGGCCTGGCACTGCGATACCATCGCCAACCTGTTTTCCTGCACCAAGACCTTCACCGCGGTCACCGCCCTGCAACTGGTGGCCGAAGGCAAGTTGCAGCTGGACGCACCGGTTGCCCGGTACTGGCCTGAATTCGCCGCGGCCGGCAAGGAAGCGATTACCCTGCGTCAGTTGCTCTGCCATCAGGCCGGACTGCCGGCCTTGCGTGAGTTGCTGGCGCCGGAAGCGCTCTACGACTGGCAAACCATGGTCGATGCCCTCGCGGCGGAAGCGCCTTGGTGGACGCCGGGCGAAGGCCATGGTTATGCGGCCATCACCTACGGCTGGCTGGTGGGCGAGCTGTTGCGTCGGGCTGACGGGCGCGGTCCCAGCGAGTCCATCGTGGCGCGGGTCGCCAGGCCGCTGGGGCTGGACTTCTACGTTGGCCTGCCCGACGAGGAGTTTTACCGCGTGGCGCATATCGCCCGGGGCAAGGGCAATGTCGGCGACGCGGCCGCGCAGCGCCTGTTGCAAGTGACCATGCGCGAACCCACGGCCATGACCACCCGGGCGTTCACCAACCCGCCGTCGATCATGACCAGTACCAACAAGCCGGAATGGCGGCGCATGCAACAGCCAGCGGCCAATGGCCATGGCAATGCCCGCAGTCTGGCCGGGTTCTACAGCGGCCTGCTCGATGGCAGCCTGCTGGAAGCGGACATGCTCGAAGAGTTGACCCGCGAACACAGCGTCGGCATGGACAAGACCCTGTTGACCCAGACCCGTTTCGGCCTGGGCTGCATGCTTGACCAGCCGCAGGTGGCCAACGCGACCTTCGGTCTCGGCCCTCGGGCGTTTGGTCATCCGGGAGCGGGTGGCTCCATCGGTTTTGCCGATCCTGAGTACGATGTGGCCTTCGGTTTTGTCACCAATACCCTGGGGCCATACGTGCTGATGGATCCAAGAGCGCAGAAGCTGGTGAGGGTTCTGTCGGATTGTCTGTAAAAAGGTTGCTGTCAGGATTTTTTTTGCCTAAACATGAGTAAAGGCATCAGAAAGGAACCCTGTGGCTTTTATACTTTCAAAGCGTCTGTTTGTACGGTTCGTAGAGACCGTAATTTTTGATCTCATTTTGTGGATATCCCATGTCGTCGAACAAGTCTTTAGCCTTGGCTCTTTGCCTCACTGTCACCGGTTGTGCACAAACTCCACAAAATGACGCAGAAGGAGGGCACTGGTGGTCTTTCGGTTCCGATAAGACCGCCAGCAAGGAAGCGGTGCAACCGGTAGCAAAAGCAGCTGCCAACGAAGTTTCCGCGGCCAAGTCCGCCGCCACATCCACCGCCAAGTCCGCGACCGCTCCTGCCGCGGCCAAGGTCGAAACCGCAACCGCTTCCGCCGCTGCTCCGGCCGCCAAGGCCGAGACCACCAACTGGTGGTGGCCGTTCCCTTCCAAGGACGCGAGCAAAGACGCAGTCAAAGAGCCGGTAGCCGACGCCAAGGCCAAGGCGGACGCCGCGACCGCGGCTCCGAAGGTCGCCAAGACCGAGACCGGCAACTGGTGGTGGCCTTTCAATCAGCAGCCCAAGTCTCCAACCAAGGAAGACGTGAAAGACATCCCGATGCCGGATCCAAAAGTCACCCAGGCCTGGCTGGACGACTACGAGCCGCGCCTGCGTGAAGCCATCAAGGACAGCCGCCTGCAACTGGAACGTCGCGAGAACACCCTGGTGGTGATCGCTCCGGTCGACGGTTCGTTCAACCCGGATCGCCCGGCCATGTTGCTGCCAGTCACCCTGAGCCCGTTCACCCGCGTGGCCAAGGCCGTGGGGACCGACGCCAAGACTTCCGTGCTGGTACTGGGCCATGCCGACACCACTGGTGCCGCGGCGGCCAACCAGAAGCTGAGCCGTGATCGTGCGCAGTCTGTCGCCGCGATTTTCAGCCTCACTGGCCTCAAGCGCGATCGCCTGATGCTGCGTGGCATGGGTTCGGTCATGCCTCGTGCTGCCAACGACAGCACCGAAGGTCGTGCGCTGAACCGTCGCGTGGAAATCATCGTCACCCAGCGCAGCACCATGCTGGCCCTGCTGAGCAAGTACAACCAGCCGACCCCGTCCGAGGCTGAACTGGTTGCCGTACAGGATGTGAAGTCGGTCGTTCCTGCTGCTTCCTCGAAGAAAGCCGTCGCCGCGAAGAAAGCCGCTCCGGCGAAAAAAGCCCCAGCCAAGAAGCCTGTGGCGAAGAAAACCGTCGCCAAGAAAACCACCACTGCCAAGGCTCCGGCCAAGGCAGCGACCGAACAGGCGAAGAACTGACTCATCAGGCATCGGGCAAAAGGAACCTGCAATGACCCAGGGACTGGCGGACATGCGCCGCGACTACACCCGTGACGGACTGACCGAAGCCCAGGCTCCGGTCGAGCCCTTCACGCTGTTTCACCAGTGGTTCGCGCAGGCAGTGAAAACCGAGCAGCCGCCGGTCGAGGCCAATGCCATGACCCTGGCGACCGTTGACGAGGAGGGGCGCCCCCATTGCCGCATCCTGCTGCTCAAGGGGCTGGATGCGCAGGGGTTCACCTTTTTCACCAACTACGACAGCGCCAAGGGACAGCAACTGGCCGCACGGCCTTTTGCCGCCATGACCTTCTTCTGGCCGGCCCTGGAGCGCCAAGTGCGTATCGAGGGGCGGGTGGTCAAGGTCACCGCCGAGGAGTCCGATGCCTACTTCCAGGTCCGCCCGCTGGGCAGCCGCCTGGGTGCCTGGGCATCGCCGCAGAGCCAGGTGATCGCCGATCGCCAGGAACTGGAAGCCTTGCTCAAGAACACCGAGGAGCGCTTCAGCGATACCCAGCCCCATTGCCCCGAGCACTGGGGAGGTTATCGCCTGTTACCGGAGCGCATCGAGTTCTGGCAAGGGCGCGCCAGCCGTTTGCACGATCGCCTGAACTACCGTCTGCAAGGTGCCGACTGGGTGCGTGAGCGCCTGGCCCCCTGACCCCGAATCAGCTCATTCGCCGGGATAACCGGCCGCGGCGGCTTCAAGCCACTGTGGCAGGTCCCGGCGTTTTACTTTCTGGCGATGGGCATTCTCCAGCTGTTGCAGCATGAAGGATTTTTTCTTCTCGTCCCCGCCGGCCAGCGACAGCGCCAGGTCCCGGTCCATCCAGCGCTTGATCCGTACATACAGCCACCAATGGAAGTACAGGCCGGCTACGGTGGTTACGACGATGATGAAGTAATCCATGGAAAATCCTTTGGTCGGTGGCGCAACTCGGGAAATAAGCGCTACCGTGTGAAGAGTTTTTATAGGCACGCAGTCTGTACTGCTGCTGAATGGAACCAATTTTATCCGGGCGATGCCGTGACAGGCGTCAAGCTGCGGAGTTTAATGATTATCTGTCCTTTGGAGTTGATCCTATGCGTAAGTCTGTTTTGCTGGTTGCTTCCTTTTCCACGATGGCCATGTTGCTCACCGGTTGCCAATCCAACCTGTCCGGTGACTCTTACTCCCGTGACGAGGCGCGTCGCGTACAGACCGTTCGCATGGGCACCATCGAATCCCTGCGTCCGGTGAAAATCGAAGGCACCAAGACCCCGATCGGCGGCCTCGCCGGTGCAGCGGTCGGCGGCGTTGGCGGCAGCGCCATCGGCGGCGGCAAAGGCAGCATCGTGGCGGCGGTCATCGGTGCGGTGGCTGGCGGCCTGATCGGTTCCGCCACCGAGGAAGGCCTGACCCGTACCCAGGGCGTGGAAATCACCGTGCGTGAAGACGACGGCAGCATGCGTGCCTATGTGCAACAGGTTCAGGAAAACGAAGTGTTCCGTGTTGGCGAGCGCGTGCGCATCATGAGCGTCAACGGCACCAGCCGTGTCGCCCACTAAGCGTTAACCGCGACAAAACAAAACCCCGGCCAGGCAACTGGTCGGGGTTTTGTGTTTTCAGCCCTGGCAACGCCGGTGGTTATGCCGGCAGTTGTGGGTTCTTGCGGCTGGCCGCGGCCGTTACGGCGTAGCCGATCAGGGCGGCGAAGAGCGAGCCGGTGAGGATGCCCATGCGGTCCATGCCGGCGTATTCGCTGCTACCGGGTACGAAGGCCAGGGAGCCGACAAACAGGCTCATGGTGAAGCCGATCCCGCAGAGAATCGCCACGCCCAGCACCTGGCCCCAGTTGGCGCCGCCGGGGAGGGCGGCCAGACCCATCTTCACCGCCAGCCAGGTCAGGCCGAACACGCCGACGGTCTTGCCCAGCAGCAGGCCGATGGCGATGCCCATGGGCACGTAGTGGGTGAAGCTTTCCACGGTGATGCCTTGCAGCGACAGGCCGGCATTGGCGAAGGCGAACAGCGGCAGGATGCCGTAGGCGACCCACGGATGCAGCGCATGCTCCAGGCTCAGCAGCGGCGAAGGCTCGGCATTGCGGGTGCGCAGCGGGATGCAGAAGGCCAGGGTCACGCCGGCCAGGGTCGCGTGGACGCCACTCTTGAGCACACAGACCCAGAGAATCAGACCGATGATCATGTACGGTCCGAGCTTGACCACCCCCAGGCGGTTCATCGCCACCAGCGCTACCAGGCAGGCCGCGGCGAGCATCAGCGACAGGGTCGACAGGGCGCCGGAGTAGAAAATCGCGATGACGATGATGGCCCCCAGGTCATCGATGATCGCCAGCGTCATCAGGAACAGTTTCAGCGACACCGGCACCCGCTTGCCCAGCAGGGCCAGTACGCCGAGGGCGAAGGCGATGTCGGTGGCCATGGGAATCGCCCAGCCGCTGAGCGCTGGCGGGTTGTCCTTGTTGAGGAACCAGTAGATCAGCGCCGGCACCACCATGCCGCCGATGGCGGCGGCGCCCGGCAGGACAATCTGCGAAGGCTTGGATAGGTGGCCGTCGAGGACCTCGCGCTTGACCTCCAGGCCGATCAGCAGGAAGAACATGGCCATCAGGCCGTCGTTGATCCACAGCAGCAGGGGCTTGGCGATTTTCAGGGCGCCGACCTGGGCGACCACGGGAGTGTCCAGCAGGCTGTTGTACAGCCAGGACAGCGGTGAGTTGTTGATGATCAGGGCAAGCACGGCAGCGGCAATCAATAACAGACCGCTGGCAGCTTCCAACTGAAAGAAACGCGTGAAAGTGCTACGCAGAGGCAAGGTCGCTCTCCATCAGAAAACTAAAAAGGTGGCACACCCTAACTCGTACTGTTAGTTGTTAAAACAAAAGTTATATTCTTTTTTGTTATATGCAGCAGAGCAGCGGCCTGCTGGAAAACCAGCCGAGCAGTTGTGTATCCAATTGATTCAAAACTGTACCTGTGAGCGACCGGGGATGTTTCTTAATATGTCCGGCCCCAGCCCGACGGGCCGGGGACTTTTGCCTGTTGCAGCGCCTGATTTTCCTTGTGCCTGGATCGCCTATGCTGGGCGCACTTCATCTTTTGCGTCCTGTGTGGCGTTCGAGCCAATGAGAAAACACCATGAGCGACAACCGTCAGTGGGCCCGCGAGGCCATCCGGATCATCGAAGCCGACTTCCAGCGCAGTGCCGATACCCATCTGATCCCCTTGCCCCTGCCGGGTCTGCCGGGCATCGAGCTGTATTTCAAGGACGAGTCCAGCCATCCCACCGGCAGCCTCAAGCATCGCCTGGCGCGTTCGTTGTTCCTCTATGCACTGTGTAACGGCTGGCTCAAGCCCGGGGCGCCGGTGATCGAGGCGTCCAGCGGTTCGACGGCGATTTCCGAAGCCTATTTCGCGCGCCTGCTGGGCTTGCCGTTCATTGCGGTGATGCCGGCCACTACCTCCCAGGAAAAGATCGCGCAGATCGCCTTCTACGGCGGCAAGAGCCACCTGGTGCAGGACCCGACGCAGATCTACGCCGAGTCGGAGCGCCTGGCCCGGGAGAGCGGCGGGCATTTCATGGACCAGTTCACCTACGCCGAGCGCGCCACCGACTGGCGGGCGAACAACAACATCGCCGAGTCGATCTTCCAGCAGCTGCGTTTCGAGCGTTACCCGGAGCCCAAATGGCTGATCTCCAGCCCGGGCACCGGCGGCACCACCGCCACCCTGGGGCGTTATGTGCGTTATCGCCAGCATTGCACCCGGGTACTCTGCGCCGACGCCGAGCGTTCGGTGTTCTTCGATTATTACCAGAGCGGTGACGCCAGCCTGCGCCTGGACTGTGGCTCGCGCATCGAAGGGATCGGTCGGCCACGGGTCGAGGCGTCGTTCCTGCCCAAGGTGATCGATGCGATGGTCAAGGTGCCGGATGCCCTGTCGCTGGCGGCCATGCATTACCTGGCGCAGCGCCTGGGGCGGAGGGTGGGCGGCTCCAGCGGTACCAACCTGATCGGCGCGCTGATGGCGGCGCAGCAGATGAAACAGGCCGGCGAGAGTGGTTCGATCGTCGCCATCCTGTGTGACGGTGGCGAGCGTTATGCGACCACCTATTACGATCAGGACTGGCTGACCGCCCAGGGTTACCAGTTGACGGCCTTGATCGAGGCGGTGGCAGCGAGTGTGGAACGTGGCGAGGCGTTGCCGGCCAGCGTATTGCGCGCTGGCATCTGAGGCTGCAAGCCGGCTCCCAGGGGAGCGAGCCCGCCTGTGAAAAGGCCCCTGTAAAGGGGCCTTTTTTTACGCCTCGATGCCGAGGATGTTGCGCGCCACCGCTTCGGCGATGCGGATCCCGTCGACCCCGGCCGACAGGATGCCCCCGGCATAACCGGCGCCTTCGCCGGCCGGGTACAGGCCCTTCACGTTCAGGCTCTGCATCGATTCGTCGCGGGTAATGCGCAGTGGTGACGAGGTGCGAGTCTCGATCCCGGTCAGTACCGCATCGTGCAGGGAGTAGCCCTTGATCTGCCGCTCGAAGGCCGGCAGCGCTTCGCGGATCGCCTCGATGGCGAAGTCCGGCAGGGCCAGGGCCAGGTCACCCAGGGCGACGCCCGGCTTGTAGGACGGCTCGACGCTGCCCAGGGCGGTGGACGGCTTGCCGGCGATAAAGTCGCCGACCAGTTGCGCCGGGGCTTCGTAGTTGCTGCCGCCGAGGACGAAGGCGTGGGACTCCAGGCGTTCCTGCAGCTCGATGCCGGCCAGCGGGCCACCCGGGTAATCCACTTCCGGGGTAATGCCGACCACGATGCCGGAGTTGGCGTTGCGCTCGTTACGCGAGTACTGGCTCATGCCGTTGGTGACCACGCGGTTCGGCTCGGAGGTCGCCGCCACCACAGTGCCGCCCGGGCACATGCAGAAGCTGTAGACCGAACGGCCGTTCTTCGCGTGGTGCACCAGCTTGTAGTCGGCGGCGCCGAGTTTCGGGT harbors:
- a CDS encoding collagen-like protein — encoded protein: MRKLCLLAVLCSPLVQAQVVTVETNSLMRLPNTTSSLQLERLEVADYGTLLIPSTVTEVKVGELRLGREARIAIVPAEQSLLLNVDHADLEAGSQITSRGAPGTYQKAAKPGRNLTLRIASLQAGELSVDARGGTGAPGYVGLDGANGEEPGCTWGQAGRGADGDNGGDGQPGAAGAQVRVELPRDYPAEQIKVWVDGGAGGVAGAGGKPGAGGKSKGCFVYRADGGKSGRPGAEGHPGPAGPAGSVTIQRL
- a CDS encoding CopD family protein, translated to MTAFALAYTLHVLAALVWVGGMFFAWMVLRPAAVAALEGPARLKLWAEVFPRFFVWVWVAVVLLPISGVGLIHLRFSGFETAPRYVQVMMGLYVVMTALFIRIQSLQLPALRQAVAAEDWPTGATTLGNIRKLVGINLIIGLLLVAVAAARPMF
- the dinG gene encoding ATP-dependent DNA helicase DinG, producing the protein MISNELKTTIQGAYSRFLEAKSLKPRYGQRLMIAEVAKVLGDVDTDDEGRRSGDPAVVAVEAGTGTGKTVAYSLAAIPTAKAAGKRLVIATATVALQEQIVYKDLPDLMRNSGLNFTFSLAKGRGRYMCLSKLDMLLQEGHAQTATAQLFEEEGFKIEVDEASQKLFTSMIEKLAGNKWDGDRDSWPTALEDSDWARLTTDHSQCTNRHCPNFGQCAFYKAREGMGKVDVIVTNHDMVLADLALGGGAVLPDPRDTLYVFDEGHHLPDKAIGHFAHYTRLRSTADWLEQTAKNLTKLLAQHPLPGDLGKLIEQVPELAREIKTQQQFMFTACEQLADFKTGEDMEGRERPRHRFVGGLIPDHMREMGIELKKGFSRLTDLFTRLTDLLKEGMDGEVNIGIASNQAEEWYPLFGSLLSRASGNWELWTAFTTEDPEDNPPMARWLTLAESGSLFDIEVNASPILAAEMLRRNLWNVAYGALVTSATLTALGTFDRFRMRAGLPKKAVTAVVPSPFHHADAGVLRVPDLRADPRDAPAHTAAIIRDLPELVEGSRGTLVLFSSRKQMQDVFDGLDRDWRKQVFIQGNLSKQETLNKHKARVDGGDSSVLFGLASFAEGVDLPGAYCEHVVIAKIPFSVPDDPVEAALAEWIEARGGNPFMEISVPDASLKLVQACGRLLRTEQDRGTITLLDRRLVTQRYGKAILNALPPFRREIS
- a CDS encoding beta-galactosidase encodes the protein MIRRSLPAVLALLFATPLLAAPAGQQTLFNFVRPADVVQVATVDASLPQANAEQTAEGEVLRRVTFNPAIQPSLRLTPQTGAWDWSQSGAMSLRIQSAMNWALTLYVKIQSNDGKTLVSRIDLPAGPAQTLLVPLVASSPLSQGMKAGPPMPMTFEGQRVLLASSEGELDRSQVVSVTLSMDQPKAAQSILLERFGVQDGEAVIKAAYGGLVDAYGQSTRAKWPEKVASDEQLKAAAAKEQQQLKTWLAERERSSLDTFGGWSNGPAFKASGFFRTEKRDGRWYLVTPQGHPFYSLGVNAVTADDSQTYIAGREWMFSTLPNVGEPLAGYYGEGDNRSGNGADRGRAYNAGRWYDFYGANLQRIYGVPCTPGSETKAGVADAAKADAQQAQAGQGTEPPAAAPCPVAALDQKRWASHALDRLQAWGFNTIGNWSAPALGLNDRVPYTLPLSIVGDYASISTGTDWWGGMPDPFDPRFAMATERAVAIATRDHRDDPWLIGYFADNELAWAGPGDDPKARYALAYGTLRMTTDVPAKRAFLKQLRDKYRNQEGLSKAWGINLTAWELMEDPGFEPPLPSPEHPEIEADFKYFQKVFADTYFKTISDSLKWHAPNHLLLGGRFAISTPEAVASCAQYCDVLSFNMYTLKPQDGYDFARLNTLDKPILITEFNFGSRDRGPFWGGVTELVREEDRGPAYAQFLKQALSEPSIVGVHWFQYLDQPVTGRLLDGENGHFGLVGITDVPFQGFVDSVRKSNLQALDQLGKEAEKVKAEADKAAGHAADGGKPGHEGKGAEQGGGHAGGHSANGH
- a CDS encoding serine hydrolase domain-containing protein, with translation MQIQGHYELKFEAVREAFAALFEDPQERGAALCIQIGGETVIDLWAGTADKDGSEAWHCDTIANLFSCTKTFTAVTALQLVAEGKLQLDAPVARYWPEFAAAGKEAITLRQLLCHQAGLPALRELLAPEALYDWQTMVDALAAEAPWWTPGEGHGYAAITYGWLVGELLRRADGRGPSESIVARVARPLGLDFYVGLPDEEFYRVAHIARGKGNVGDAAAQRLLQVTMREPTAMTTRAFTNPPSIMTSTNKPEWRRMQQPAANGHGNARSLAGFYSGLLDGSLLEADMLEELTREHSVGMDKTLLTQTRFGLGCMLDQPQVANATFGLGPRAFGHPGAGGSIGFADPEYDVAFGFVTNTLGPYVLMDPRAQKLVRVLSDCL